The proteins below come from a single Tachypleus tridentatus isolate NWPU-2018 chromosome 13, ASM421037v1, whole genome shotgun sequence genomic window:
- the LOC143239780 gene encoding uncharacterized protein LOC143239780 isoform X2: MMKLLIEFGANVNAKDSEQWTPLHAAATCGHLHLVKYLIAKNADLLAVNADGNMPYDICEDDCTLDYIESEMAKRGVTQEMIDETRAATERQMLSDLKLLAENGEDLEYRDYQGATPLHIAAANGYLTVVEFLLDHHVSTDAIDNDQWHPIHAAACWGHPDVIEMLVQAGADLNARTKNGETPYDICEDPELRERIIQLKSEMEIKRAAQPHKLRRSHSQNTRSQSVRRTSIREKTQISRREAREEARLRQEKQEERRTEEDDEAKQQQDAKEVEKDNNLEPSLDEECVELSMSPVGSRDTLQRLKGRPTKEMAYVFDETDQITDHSVKITPAVLKVKTTQLKENNNASSNKEANPQEPSSLTEKDNLVENPEASDNTSSDNKELQSNQSLPSRSQGESVKVEIHVTVNTNAPYSPCPGTLADLKKQRAEVRHRNSLTLSQQDLPNTSMEHNGHQFIATYSYDPVVPSETSLHRYCSSPSEIVGEPVRHGCCVLM; the protein is encoded by the exons ATGATGAAGTTATTAATAGAATTTGGTGCTAATGTCAATGCCAAGGATAGTGAACAGTGGACTCCCCTTCATGCAGCAGCCACATGTGGTCATCTTCATTTAGTGAAATACCTAATTGCCAA GAATGCTGACTTATTGGCTGTAAATGCTGATGGAAATATGCCATATGACATTTGTGAAGATGATTGTACTTTAGATTACATTGAGTCTGAAATGGCCAAACGAG GTGTAACTCAAGAAATGATTGATGAAACTCGAGCGGCCACAGAAAGACAGATGTTAAGTGACTTGAAGCTGCTTGCAGAAAATGGTGAAGATTTAGAATACAGGGATTATCAAGGAGCAACTCCT CTTCACATTGCAGCAGCCAATGGTTATCTGACTGTTGTGGAGTTTCTTCTAGACCACCATGTTTCTACAGATGCTATAGATAATGATCAATGGCATCCAATTCATGCTGCTGCCTGCTGGGGCCAT CCTGATGTTATTGAAATGCTGGTACAAGCTGGAGCTGATCTTAATGCACGAACAAAGAATGGTGAAACTCCCTACG ATATCTGTGAAGATCCTGAACTGCGAGAAAGGATAATTCAATTGAAAAGTGAGATGGAAATTAAACGGGCAGCTCAACCTCATAAATTAAGGCGTTCCCACAGTCAAAATACAAGAAG cCAATCAGTAAGGAGAACTAGTATTCGTGAGAAGACCCAGATATCAAGGAGAGAAGCTCGAGAAGAAGCAAGATTAAGGCAGgaaaaacaagaagaaaggaGGACAGAAGAA GATGACGAGGCCAAGCAGCAGCAAGATGCTAAAGAAGTTGAAAAAGACAATAACTTAGAACCTTCCCTTGATGAAGAGTGTGTAGAATTATCCATGTCGCCAGTTGGGAGTAGAGACACCTTGCAGAGATTGAAAGGACGGCCAACAAAAGAAATGGCTTATGTTTTTGATGAAACTGACCAGATCACTGATCATAGTGTAAAAATTACTCCTGCTGTTTTGAAAGTGAAAACTACTCAACTGAAGGAGAATAATAATGCAAGCTCTAACAAAGAAGCTAACCCTCAAGAACCGAGTTCCCTTACTGAGAAGGATAATCTAGTGGAAAACCCAGAGGCTTCTGATAACACATCTTCAGACAATAAAGAGCTACAGAGTAACCAATCTCTACCATCAAGATCACAAGGAGAGTCTGTTAAAGTAGAAATTCATGTGACAGTGAACACTAACGCCCCCTACAGTCCTTGCCCTGGTACACTAGCTGACTTAAAGAAGCAACGTGCCGAAGTTCGCCATCGTAACAGCCTCACACTTTCGCAGCAAGATCTCCCGAACACATCCATGGAACACAATGGCCATCAGTTTATTGCCACTTATTCATATGATCCAGTGGTACCTTCAGAAACTTCGTTGCATCGATATTGCAGTAGTCCTTCAGAAATAGTTGGCGAACCTGTGCGTCACGGATGCTGTGTGTTAATGTAA